One stretch of Hemibagrus wyckioides isolate EC202008001 linkage group LG01, SWU_Hwy_1.0, whole genome shotgun sequence DNA includes these proteins:
- the znf687a gene encoding zinc finger protein 687a isoform X1, which produces MGDMKTPDFDDLLAAFDIPDIDAKEAIQSDSGDPDANHSESGSSGTKERSGGSSQRPLEIRETSHDPSVVSVIVKNSICADVYENRRDDEENTERQVTDVLDEADRSRAGGQLSPQVAHSLMPMDPLIHNGFKAVSGGVVEHSLLSSQSQMQPKGHLWSPCSPKIAREGDESNHGDGPANPSANFSPHMPLPASSISCTNFIGLPPPKVEKDEVEHPPPAFTPQTQPVNSSPRTEVNQMLSEDEESEPDLGSPPLMIQESPDVQMSSPLRFPGRHGSSGELQPPPPSSPSLPTSNTQSRDTTSVSPHATPLVSHQTPPQSNDSTEKMYPSIPEVYPEHIIEERDSPESPEPEMPLHPQWKSSSSTPAQELKEKEPVQDKTLEDPEKEEPIENSRNGQEQSTSISEKAEKEHMLEPEEEQPSVVVSIPSVKNRPDSSAIPSRPLKVRIKTVKTPTGNITRTVTRVAAKGAAGGLSKGPEGTKIPIGGRKGVSRPKRPAAAMSSQSQDSKATMLPVSTLQDASSAMLFAASKAQKVASGITKTSTSPSVSSSSPSSSAINICSIGQKTVAVPSNKPASIVNNPGAVISRSQSSLVEAFNKILNSKNPLPSYQPDLSVLPRPEWGLGVPASGYRCLECGDAFALERSLARHYDRRSLRIEVTCNLCAKRLAFFNKCSLLLHAREHKEKGLVMQCSHLVMRPVSVEQMIGQQDTVPIGMLSPSLLPSPSLTGSFDNWCPECKNSFGSKDKLATHFQESDPGGIDTCCMQCSPPMPLWNPCSAAAHQRLHQKLHPLVCPECGLICKQNGLNTHVRRACLHYTRQLGHRCPCCQLVFGGVNSLNAVKNHMHTAHSEVFHKCPSCPMAFKSASSADTHCSTQHPQLSEKTKQSKEIYKCVMCRTVFTQKALLTVHFDTHLVTQKVNVFKCPDCHKLFTQRTSLLEHVKASHRKSAAHLTQKSSRKMESSDGEEWRKEEDEDGEGYPGEKESSAAPNAQKWSCSECQISYTDKETYITHMAKQHRKELKRFPCTLCEGSFSSSSSLRRHIRVKHKGIKRSFYCQLCTGSKKSFSSKLVLEKHIQIHHGGQQAANSQKSQVTSRFTDAADSSSEQDGTLTTATAEENNNTDHYSLARNSRGGSALEQDPEAFRCMPCGFVCEDKEEFLRHIQCHREEGGKGVQCQQCGACFASGPSLARHRFISHRVRDGDGDEQRENTSHDALDGVESPGSPTLAEDGDGKLSCKVCGRHFTKAADLNTHFRTHGMAFINAYKAEKPA; this is translated from the exons ATGGGTGACATGAAGACGCCAGATTTTGATGACCTTTTGGCAGCATTTGATATTCCAGATATTGATGCTAAAGAAGCAATTCAGTCTGATTCAGGGGATCCTGATGCGAATCACAGTGAATCCGGTAGCAGTGGTACCAAAGAGAGAAGTGGTGGTTCATCACAAAGGCCGTTAGAAATCCGGGAAACTTCTCATGACCCATCTGTAGTTAGTGTTATAGTAAAGAACAGCATATGTGCTGATGTATATGAAAACAGGAGAGATGATGAAGAAAACACAGAGAGGCAAGTAACTGATGTTCTGGATGAAGCTGACAGAAGTAGAGCTGGGGGTCAGCTCTCTCCCCAGGTTGCACACAGCTTAATGCCAATGGACCCTCTCATTCACAATGGATTCAAGGCTGTTTCAGGAGGGGTTGTTGAACACTCCCTGCTCTCCAGTCAATCGCAAATGCAACCGAAAGGCCATTTGTGGTCCCCTTGTTCTCCTAAAATAGCCAGAGAAGGTGATGAGAGCAATCATGGCGATGGTCCTGCCAACCCATCTGCCAACTTTTCACCTCATATGCCTTTACCTGCTTCTTCCATTTCTTGCACAAATTTTATTGGCCTGCCACCTCCCAAGGTTGAAAAAGATGAAGTAGAACATCCTCCACCTGCCTTCACTCCTCAAACTCAGCCTGTGAACAGCAGCCCAAGGACAGAGGTTAATCAAATGTTATCTGAAGATGAAGAGTCAGAACCAGACCTTGGAAGCCCTCCACTAATGATTCAAGAAAGTCCAGATGTACAGATGTCTTCACCTCTCAGGTTTCCAGGCAGACATGGGTCATCTGGAGAGCTTCAGCCTCCTCCGCCTTCCTCACCATCTTTGCCTACAAGTAACACTCAATCCAGAGACACCACTTCTGTTTCTCCACACGCAACTCCCTTGGTGTCCCATCAGACGCCCCCACAGAGCAATGACTCTACCGAAAAGATGTACCCATCCATACCAGAGGTATACCCAGAACACATTATTGAAGAAAGAGACTCTCCCGAGAGCCCTGAGCCAGAAATGCCACTACATCCACAGTGGAAAAGTTCATCATCAACCCCTGCACAGGAGCTAAAAGAGAAAGAACCTGTGCAGGACAAAACCTTGGAGGATCCTGAAAAGGAGGAGCCTATAGAGAATTCAAGGAATGGACAGGAGCAGAGTACAAGCATCAGTGAAAAAGCTGAGAAAGAACATATGCTAGAACCAGAAGAAGAGCAACCCTCAGTCGTAGTGTCCATACCGTCTGTCAAAAATAGACCAGACTCTTCTGCAATACCTTCCAGACCTCTTAAAGTTCGAATCAAGACAGTTAAAACCCCCACCGGCAACATCACACGCACTGTTACCAGAGTAGCTGCTAAAGGGGCTGCAGGAGGCCTCTCCAAGGGCCCTGAGGGCACTAAAATTCCAATAGGAGGTCGGAAAGGGGTCAGTCGGCCTAAGAGACCTGCAGCAGCCATGTCCAGCCAGTCTCAGGATTCAAAGGCTACAATGCTTCCAGTGTCAACCCTACAGGATGCCAGCTCAGCCATGCTCTTTGCAGCCAGCAAGGCACAGAAAGTGGCCTCTGGCATCACAAAGACATCAACTTCACCATCTGTTTCCTCTTCATCCCCATCCTCCTCTGCCATCAATATTTGCTCGATCGGTCAGAAAACAGTTGCTGTGCCTTCCAACAAGCCGGCATCCATTGTAAACAATCCGGGAGCTGTGATCTCCCGTAGCCAGTCGAGTCTGGTAGAGGCCTTTAACAAGATTCTCAACAGTAAGAATCCGTTGCCCAGCTACCAGCCAGACCTCTCCGTTCTGCCTCGTCCCGAATGGGGCCTTGGAGTGCCTGCTTCTGGATACCGTTGCCTGGAATGTGGTGATGCGTTTGCTTTGGAGCGCAGCCTGGCACGCCACTATGACCGGCGCTCCTTGCGCATCGAGGTGACCTGTAACCTCTGCGCGAAACGGTTGGCCTTCTTTAACAAGTGCAGCCTGCTGTTGCATGCTCGTGAGCACAAGGAGAAAGGATTGGTCATGCAGTGCTCACACCTTGTCATGAGACCTGTCAGTGTGGAACAGATGATTGGCCAACAGGATACTGTACCCATAG GTATGCTTTCTCCATCTCTGCTGCCCTCGCCTTCCTTGACTGGGTCCTTTGATAATTG GTGCCCAGAGTGTAAGAATTCATTTGGCTCAAAAGACAAACTAGCCACACACTTCCAGGAATCAGATCCGGGGGGCATAGACACA tgctGCATGCAGTGCTCTCCTCCGATGCCTCTGTGGAATCCCTGCAGTGCTGCTGCCCACCAGAGACTCCACCAGAAGCTCCACCCTCTTGTATGCCCAGAGTGTGGACTCATCTGCAAGCAAAATGGTCTTAACACGCATGTGCGCCGAGCCTGCCTACATTACACACGTCAGCTGGGacacag GTGTCCCTGTTGTCAGCTGGTGTTCGGAGGTGTGAATAGTCTGAACGCAGTCAAaaatcacatgcacacagctCATTCTGAAGTCTTCCATAAATGCCCCTCCTGCCCAATGGCCTTCAAATCTGCTTCCAGTGCCGACACTCACTGTAGCACCCAGCACCCTCAGCTCTCAGAGAAAACCAAGCAATCCAA GGAgatatataaatgtgtgatgTGCCGGACGGTTTTTACTCAGAAAGCCTTGCTCACCGTCCATTTTGACACCCATCTAGTGACGCAGAAGgttaatgtgtttaaatgtcCAGATTGCCACAAGCTGTTTACACAGAGGACGTCCCTCCTGGAGCATGTGAAG GCTTCACACAGGAAGTCAGCAGCTCATCTGACTCAGAAGAGCTCACGGAAGATGGAGAGCTCAGATGGGGAGGAATGGAGgaaagaggaagatgaggatgGAGAGGGATATcctggagagaaagagagctctGCTGCTCCCAATGCTCAGAAGTGGAGCTGTTCAGAGTGTCAGATAAGCTACACAGACAAAGAGACCTACATCACCCACATGGCTAAACAGCACAGAAAG GAGCTGAAGCGGTTCCCTTGCACACTGTGTGAAggctccttctcttcctcctcaaGTTTGAGACGCCACATCCGGGTCAAACACAAAGGCATCAAGAGGTCTTTCTATTGCCA GTTATGCACCGGGAGCAAAAAGAGTTTCAGCAGTAAGCTGGTCCTAGAGAAACACATTCAGATTCATCATGGAGGACAACAAGCAGCAAACAGTCAAAAGTCACag GTGACTTCTCGCTTCACTGACGCTGCTGACAGCTCCTCTGAACAAGATGGCACCCTCACTACTGCGACTGCGGAAGAAAACAATAACACTGATCATTACAGTTTGGCTCGAAACAGCAGAGGAGGATCTGCTTTGGAGCAGGACCCCGAGGCTTTCCGTTGCATGCCATGCGGCTTCGTTTGTGAAGACAAGGAGGAGTTTCTACGCCATATTCAGTGTCACCGTGAAGAAGGCGGAAAGGGTGTGCAGTGTCAGCAGTGTGGGGCATGCTTTGCATCGGGTCCCTCCCTTGCTCGCCATCGCTTTATCAGTCATCGAGTgcgagatggagatggagatgagcAGCGTGAGAATACAAGCCACGATGCTTTGGATGGGGTGGAGTCTCCGGGGTCACCGACTCTGGCAGAGGATGGGGACGGCAAGCTAAGCTGCAAAGTCTGCGGACGTCACTTCACCAAAGCTGCTGACCTTAACACACATTTCCGCACTCATGGCATGGCTTTTATCAACGCCTACAAAGCCGAGAAGCCGGCCTGA
- the znf687a gene encoding zinc finger protein 687a isoform X2 produces the protein MGDMKTPDFDDLLAAFDIPDIDAKEAIQSDSGDPDANHSESGSSGTKERSGGSSQRPLEIRETSHDPSVVSVIVKNSICADVYENRRDDEENTERQVTDVLDEADRSRAGGQLSPQVAHSLMPMDPLIHNGFKAVSGGVVEHSLLSSQSQMQPKGHLWSPCSPKIAREGDESNHGDGPANPSANFSPHMPLPASSISCTNFIGLPPPKVEKDEVEHPPPAFTPQTQPVNSSPRTEVNQMLSEDEESEPDLGSPPLMIQESPDVQMSSPLRFPGRHGSSGELQPPPPSSPSLPTSNTQSRDTTSVSPHATPLVSHQTPPQSNDSTEKMYPSIPEVYPEHIIEERDSPESPEPEMPLHPQWKSSSSTPAQELKEKEPVQDKTLEDPEKEEPIENSRNGQEQSTSISEKAEKEHMLEPEEEQPSVVVSIPSVKNRPDSSAIPSRPLKVRIKTVKTPTGNITRTVTRVAAKGAAGGLSKGPEGTKIPIGGRKGVSRPKRPAAAMSSQSQDSKATMLPVSTLQDASSAMLFAASKAQKVASGITKTSTSPSVSSSSPSSSAINICSIGQKTVAVPSNKPASIVNNPGAVISRSQSSLVEAFNKILNSKNPLPSYQPDLSVLPRPEWGLGVPASGYRCLECGDAFALERSLARHYDRRSLRIEVTCNLCAKRLAFFNKCSLLLHAREHKEKGLVMQCSHLVMRPVSVEQMIGQQDTVPIGMLSPSLLPSPSLTGSFDNWCPECKNSFGSKDKLATHFQESDPGGIDTCCMQCSPPMPLWNPCSAAAHQRLHQKLHPLVCPECGLICKQNGLNTHVRRACLHYTRQLGHRCPCCQLVFGGVNSLNAVKNHMHTAHSEVFHKCPSCPMAFKSASSADTHCSTQHPQLSEKTKQSKEIYKCVMCRTVFTQKALLTVHFDTHLVTQKVNVFKCPDCHKLFTQRTSLLEHVKASHRKSAAHLTQKSSRKMESSDGEEWRKEEDEDGEGYPGEKESSAAPNAQKWSCSECQISYTDKETYITHMAKQHRKELKRFPCTLCEGSFSSSSSLRRHIRVKHKGIKRSFYCQLCTGSKKSFSSKLVLEKHIQIHHGGQQAANSQKSQKQSNTS, from the exons ATGGGTGACATGAAGACGCCAGATTTTGATGACCTTTTGGCAGCATTTGATATTCCAGATATTGATGCTAAAGAAGCAATTCAGTCTGATTCAGGGGATCCTGATGCGAATCACAGTGAATCCGGTAGCAGTGGTACCAAAGAGAGAAGTGGTGGTTCATCACAAAGGCCGTTAGAAATCCGGGAAACTTCTCATGACCCATCTGTAGTTAGTGTTATAGTAAAGAACAGCATATGTGCTGATGTATATGAAAACAGGAGAGATGATGAAGAAAACACAGAGAGGCAAGTAACTGATGTTCTGGATGAAGCTGACAGAAGTAGAGCTGGGGGTCAGCTCTCTCCCCAGGTTGCACACAGCTTAATGCCAATGGACCCTCTCATTCACAATGGATTCAAGGCTGTTTCAGGAGGGGTTGTTGAACACTCCCTGCTCTCCAGTCAATCGCAAATGCAACCGAAAGGCCATTTGTGGTCCCCTTGTTCTCCTAAAATAGCCAGAGAAGGTGATGAGAGCAATCATGGCGATGGTCCTGCCAACCCATCTGCCAACTTTTCACCTCATATGCCTTTACCTGCTTCTTCCATTTCTTGCACAAATTTTATTGGCCTGCCACCTCCCAAGGTTGAAAAAGATGAAGTAGAACATCCTCCACCTGCCTTCACTCCTCAAACTCAGCCTGTGAACAGCAGCCCAAGGACAGAGGTTAATCAAATGTTATCTGAAGATGAAGAGTCAGAACCAGACCTTGGAAGCCCTCCACTAATGATTCAAGAAAGTCCAGATGTACAGATGTCTTCACCTCTCAGGTTTCCAGGCAGACATGGGTCATCTGGAGAGCTTCAGCCTCCTCCGCCTTCCTCACCATCTTTGCCTACAAGTAACACTCAATCCAGAGACACCACTTCTGTTTCTCCACACGCAACTCCCTTGGTGTCCCATCAGACGCCCCCACAGAGCAATGACTCTACCGAAAAGATGTACCCATCCATACCAGAGGTATACCCAGAACACATTATTGAAGAAAGAGACTCTCCCGAGAGCCCTGAGCCAGAAATGCCACTACATCCACAGTGGAAAAGTTCATCATCAACCCCTGCACAGGAGCTAAAAGAGAAAGAACCTGTGCAGGACAAAACCTTGGAGGATCCTGAAAAGGAGGAGCCTATAGAGAATTCAAGGAATGGACAGGAGCAGAGTACAAGCATCAGTGAAAAAGCTGAGAAAGAACATATGCTAGAACCAGAAGAAGAGCAACCCTCAGTCGTAGTGTCCATACCGTCTGTCAAAAATAGACCAGACTCTTCTGCAATACCTTCCAGACCTCTTAAAGTTCGAATCAAGACAGTTAAAACCCCCACCGGCAACATCACACGCACTGTTACCAGAGTAGCTGCTAAAGGGGCTGCAGGAGGCCTCTCCAAGGGCCCTGAGGGCACTAAAATTCCAATAGGAGGTCGGAAAGGGGTCAGTCGGCCTAAGAGACCTGCAGCAGCCATGTCCAGCCAGTCTCAGGATTCAAAGGCTACAATGCTTCCAGTGTCAACCCTACAGGATGCCAGCTCAGCCATGCTCTTTGCAGCCAGCAAGGCACAGAAAGTGGCCTCTGGCATCACAAAGACATCAACTTCACCATCTGTTTCCTCTTCATCCCCATCCTCCTCTGCCATCAATATTTGCTCGATCGGTCAGAAAACAGTTGCTGTGCCTTCCAACAAGCCGGCATCCATTGTAAACAATCCGGGAGCTGTGATCTCCCGTAGCCAGTCGAGTCTGGTAGAGGCCTTTAACAAGATTCTCAACAGTAAGAATCCGTTGCCCAGCTACCAGCCAGACCTCTCCGTTCTGCCTCGTCCCGAATGGGGCCTTGGAGTGCCTGCTTCTGGATACCGTTGCCTGGAATGTGGTGATGCGTTTGCTTTGGAGCGCAGCCTGGCACGCCACTATGACCGGCGCTCCTTGCGCATCGAGGTGACCTGTAACCTCTGCGCGAAACGGTTGGCCTTCTTTAACAAGTGCAGCCTGCTGTTGCATGCTCGTGAGCACAAGGAGAAAGGATTGGTCATGCAGTGCTCACACCTTGTCATGAGACCTGTCAGTGTGGAACAGATGATTGGCCAACAGGATACTGTACCCATAG GTATGCTTTCTCCATCTCTGCTGCCCTCGCCTTCCTTGACTGGGTCCTTTGATAATTG GTGCCCAGAGTGTAAGAATTCATTTGGCTCAAAAGACAAACTAGCCACACACTTCCAGGAATCAGATCCGGGGGGCATAGACACA tgctGCATGCAGTGCTCTCCTCCGATGCCTCTGTGGAATCCCTGCAGTGCTGCTGCCCACCAGAGACTCCACCAGAAGCTCCACCCTCTTGTATGCCCAGAGTGTGGACTCATCTGCAAGCAAAATGGTCTTAACACGCATGTGCGCCGAGCCTGCCTACATTACACACGTCAGCTGGGacacag GTGTCCCTGTTGTCAGCTGGTGTTCGGAGGTGTGAATAGTCTGAACGCAGTCAAaaatcacatgcacacagctCATTCTGAAGTCTTCCATAAATGCCCCTCCTGCCCAATGGCCTTCAAATCTGCTTCCAGTGCCGACACTCACTGTAGCACCCAGCACCCTCAGCTCTCAGAGAAAACCAAGCAATCCAA GGAgatatataaatgtgtgatgTGCCGGACGGTTTTTACTCAGAAAGCCTTGCTCACCGTCCATTTTGACACCCATCTAGTGACGCAGAAGgttaatgtgtttaaatgtcCAGATTGCCACAAGCTGTTTACACAGAGGACGTCCCTCCTGGAGCATGTGAAG GCTTCACACAGGAAGTCAGCAGCTCATCTGACTCAGAAGAGCTCACGGAAGATGGAGAGCTCAGATGGGGAGGAATGGAGgaaagaggaagatgaggatgGAGAGGGATATcctggagagaaagagagctctGCTGCTCCCAATGCTCAGAAGTGGAGCTGTTCAGAGTGTCAGATAAGCTACACAGACAAAGAGACCTACATCACCCACATGGCTAAACAGCACAGAAAG GAGCTGAAGCGGTTCCCTTGCACACTGTGTGAAggctccttctcttcctcctcaaGTTTGAGACGCCACATCCGGGTCAAACACAAAGGCATCAAGAGGTCTTTCTATTGCCA GTTATGCACCGGGAGCAAAAAGAGTTTCAGCAGTAAGCTGGTCCTAGAGAAACACATTCAGATTCATCATGGAGGACAACAAGCAGCAAACAGTCAAAAGTCACag AAACAGAGCAATACAAGTTGA